The following are from one region of the Corylus avellana chromosome ca1, CavTom2PMs-1.0 genome:
- the LOC132172333 gene encoding uncharacterized protein LOC132172333 — MPGIDPAVIVHQLNVSPNHTPVIQKRRGCAPERSKAAAEEVEKLIRAGFIRTVQYPKWLSNVVLVKKSNGKWRMCVDFSDLNKAYPKDSFPLPRIDLLIDSTSGHELLSFMDAFSGYNQICMYEPDQEKTSFVTDRGTYCYEVMPFGLKNAGATYQRLVNWMFQGQIGRNMKVYVDDMLVKSTLATNHIQDLAEAFQALRLYGMKLNPAKCAFGVSSGKFLGFVVSRRGIEANPEKIKAVLDMQAPRSTKQLQQLTGRVAALNRFISRSTDKCLPFFKVLRKAFVWDEECEEAFNQLKQYLGNPPLLSRASEGEVLYLYLVVSPTAVSSALVREDQGTQKPVYFTSRALHGAEERYPRIEKLAFALITSAQRLRPYFQAHTVRVLTEYPLKKVMQKPDVSGRLVNWAIELGEFDVEFHPRTAIKGLALADFLVKFCNFPELDQLPKGETWIAYVDGSSTQKRGGAWIVLIDPGGEALEFSIRLDFITTNNEAEYEAVIAEMSLAQDMGAKSLEVKSDSQVIIGHIQGEYEARGVKMKKYLAKVQELQVLFDLVVLTRIPREDNSRADFLARLGSATDEEAKVSKQKVQVLTEPSILPIAKILQAEQGDEAPEWAIDIIRYLRDGGLPDDRQKARQIRMRSARYTWIDGTLYRRGYTLPLLKCITKAEADYVMREIHEGVCGSHGGSRMLAHKAIRAGYYWPGMNKDSSDIVKHCDKCQRFAKIMKNPPEELSPISSPWPFAQWGVDLVGPLPTGKGGCKFIVVAVDYFTNGQKWKHWQPSQPETSRIFCGDQ, encoded by the coding sequence ATGCCCGGAATAGACCCTGCAGTAATAGTTCACCAGTTGAATGTGAGCCCAAATCACACGCCGGTGATTCAGAAAAGAAGGGGTTGTGCACCCGAAAGAAGTAAGGCTGCAGCAGAAGAGGTGGAGAAGTTAATTCGGGCAGGATTCATCAGAACTGTGCAATACCCAAAGTGGCTATCCAACGTAGTGCTAGTGAAAAAGTCTAACGGtaaatggaggatgtgtgtggaCTTCTCAGATCTCAACAAAGCTTATCCAAAAGACAGCTTTCCTTTACCACGGATTGATTTGTTGATTGATTCGACATCAGGGCATGAATTACTTAGCTTCATGGATGCTTTTTCCGGGTATAATCAGATATGCATGTATGAACCGGACCAAGAAAAAACATCCTTTGTGACAGACCGGGGAACCTATTGCTACGAGgtgatgccatttggattaAAAAACGCAGGGGCAACCTATCAGAGGTTGGTCAACTGGATGTTTCAAGGTCAGATTGGGCGGAATATGAAAGTCTACGTAGACGACATGCTAGTGAAGAGCACCCTAGCCACAAACCACATCCAAGACCTAGCCGAGGCATTCCAGGCTCTAAGGCTCTACGGTATGAAGCTAAACCCTGCTAAATGTGCTTTTGGAGTGTCCTCGGGTAAGTTCTTAGGGTTTGTAGTATCGAGGCGTGGAATTGAAGCCAACCCGGAAAAGATAAAGGCAGTGCTAGATATGCAAGCACCACGGAGCACAAAGCAATTACAGCAGCTCACTGGTAGGGTTGCCGCCTTAAATCGATTTATTTCCCGGTCAACAGACAAATGCTTGCCCTTCTTCAAGGTTCTCCGGAAAGCGTTTGTATGGGATGAAGAATGTGAAGAAGCCTTCAATCAGCTAAAGCAATATTTAGGGAATCCTCCCTTACTCAGCCGAGCCAGTGAAGGAGAGGTACTCTACCTCTACTTGGTAGTATCGCCCACTGCTGTGAGTTCAGCTTTGGTCCGGGAAGACCAGGGCACCCAGAAGCCAGTGTATTTCACTAGCCGAGCCTTACACGGAGCAGAAGAAAGATATCCCAGGATAGAAAAACTGGCATTCGCGTTAATAACGTCAGCCCAGAGACTAAGGCCgtacttccaagctcataccGTCAGAGTCTTGACAGAGTACCCATTAAAGAAGGTGATGCAGAAACCAGACGTTTCAGGAAGATTGGTGAATTGGGCCATAGAATTGGGAGAGTTTGATGTAGAGTTTCATCCAAGGACAGCAATCAAAGGGCTGGCACTAGCCGACTTTCTCGtgaaattttgtaattttccaGAACTAGACCAGCTACCCAAGGGAGAAACATGGATAGCATATGTAGACGGGTCTTCCACCCAAAAGAGAGGCGGAGCCTGGATCGTGCTGATAGACCCAGGAGGAGAAGCCCTAGAGTTCTCAATCCGGTTGGACTTCATTACGACCAACAACGAAGCAGAGTACGAAGCAGTCATAGCCGAAATGAGCTTAGCCCAGGACATGGGGGCCAAGAGTCTGGAGGTAAAGAGTGACTCCCAAGTGATAATCGGGCATATTCAAGGAGAATACGAGGCTCGGGGGGTAAAAATGAAGAAGTATCTCGCTAAGGTGCAAGAACTACAAGTCTTATTTGATTTGGTAGTGTTGACTAGGATCCCTCGAGAAGACAACAGTCGGGCCGATTTCTTAGCAAGACTCGGGTCCGCAACAGACGAAGAAGCAAAAGTCTCGAAGCAAAAAGTACAAGTCCTAACCGAACCTTCCATATTACCAATTGCGAAGATCCTGCAAGCTGAACAAGGAGACGAAGCCCCGGAATGGGCTATTGATATTATCCGATACTTGAGAGATGGAGGGCTCCCAGATGACAGACAAAAGGCACGACAGATCCGGATGAGGTCTGCTCGATACACCTGGATTGATGGGACTCTCTATAGGCGGGGGTACACATTGCCTCTCTTAAAGTGTATTACTAAGGCAGAGGCAGATTATGTGATGCGGGAGATTCACGAAGGGGTATGTGGCAGCCACGGAGGAAGCCGAATGCTGGCTCACAAAGCTATTAGAGCCGGATACTATTGGCCCGGAATGAACAAGGATTCTAGTGACATCGTGAAACATTGCGACAAGTGTCAGAGATTTGCTAAAATCATGAAGAATCCCCCTGAAGAGCTAAGTCCAATCTCGTCACCATGGCCTTTTGCACAATGGGGAGTCGACTTGGTAGGTCCATTACCCACGGGAAAAGGAGGATGCAAGTTCATAGTAGTCGCAGTAGATTACTTCACAAATGGGCAGAAGTGGAAGCACTGGCAGCCATCACAACCGGAAACATCCAGAATTTTCTGTGGAGATCAGTAG
- the LOC132172342 gene encoding uncharacterized protein LOC132172342, whose amino-acid sequence MLQGTGSPFSPRVEGYRLPEKFKAPPMMSYKGVGDPVEHLEDFRSHVRLLGIPDEVACRAFPLTLSGSARNWFRKLSPGSIDKFEDLGRVFLTQFMTSWTRKKPPSYLLTLKQRNDETLKQFITRFNLEKTEIEEPSDDLVYSAIYHGLLTKEPVMKKMARRPPGDLQELMSKVEEFINEADVLEAIDSTRNPEQRIEGKRREERKKETRKTVEELKLPKKKFRDYGFTPLNAGISEVLMEVKKDPEFVRPPKILGSPPEKNKDRYCDFHEARGHYTEGCIALRLLIEKLIKNGKLVRFLGDHRDQPRNNRDNRPYNNRDREHHPRGRPRQAERGRENHPRGDSPRERNQRERSRSRQPRESGNQIIIGEIRTIAGGFSGGGESNRARKAYARQAGSQEVWAVERPMKVQKKESLMIGFSDEDYEGISFPHTDALVVTLAVANHNMHRILVNNRSSADILYLPAFKQLNIGQEKVGTAKFSLMGFAGEQVQPAGTIDLPVTAGTVANQATIIVRFLLIDRPSAYNAIIGRAALNELKAITSTPHLKMKFPTDHGVGEVKGDQRAARQCYNVTMKDVPGKATLGTGCSSGEK is encoded by the coding sequence ATGTTGCAAGGAACTGGTTCCCCTTTTTCTCCACGTGTGGAAGGATACCGGTTGCCTGAAAAATTCAAGGCCCCTCCTATGATGAGTTATAAGGGTGTCGGAGACCCGGTCGAACACTTAGAAGATTTTCGATCACATGTGCGCCTCCTTGGCATCCCAGATGAAGTGGCTTGTCGGGCCTTTCCCCTCACTTTGTCAGGAAGTGCTCGAAACTGGTTCAGGAAGCTATCCCCGGGCTCAATTGACAAGTTTGAAGACCTAGGCCGGGTATTTTTAACTCAGTTTATGACTTCATGGACCCGGAAGAAACCCCCGTCCTATCTACTGACTCTGAAACAGCGCAATGATGAAACCTTGAAGCAGTTCATAACGCGGTTCAACCTGGAGAAGACAGAAATTGAAGAACCCTCAGATGACCTCGTATATTCGGCAATCTATCACGGGCTCTTAACTAAAGAACCGGTAATGAAGAAGATGGCGCGAAGACCGCCGGGTGATCTCCAAGAACTAATGAGCAAGGTAGAAGAGTTCATCAATGAAGCTGATGTCCTAGAAGCAATAGATAGCACAAGGAACCCGGAACAGAGAATTGAAGgaaagaggagagaagaaaggaagaaagaaaccCGAAAGACAGTAGAAGAACTTAAGctcccaaaaaagaaattccGAGACTATGGTTTCACACCTCTCAATGCGGGAATTTCAGAAGTATTAATGGAGGTCAAGAAGGATCCGGAGTTTGTACGGCCACCAAAGATACTGGGTAGTCCTCCCGAGAAGAACAAAGATCGATACTGCGATTTTCATGAAGCTAGAGGTCACTACACCGAAGGATGCATAGCGCTGAGGCTATTGATTGAGAAGCTCATCAAAAACGGTAAGCTGGTTCGATTCCTAGGGGATCACAGGGATCAACCAAGGAATAACCGGGACAACCGGCCTTACAACAATCGTGACCGGGAACACCATCCTCGAGGCCGACCGCGCCAAGCTGAGAGAGGCAGGGAGAATCACCCACGGGGGGACAGCCCACGAGAGCGTAATCAAAGAGAGAGGAGTCGTAGCCGACAACCTAGAGAGTCGGGAAACCAGATCATAATAGGAGAGATCCGAACAATCGCTGGAGGATTTTCCGGGGGAGGAGAATCTAATCGTGCAAGGAAGGCTTATGCGCGACAAGCAGGAAGTCAAGAGGTATGGGCAGTCGAAAGGCCAATGAAAGTTCAGAAAAAAGAGTCTTTAATGATCGGATTCTCAGACGAGGACTATGAAGGGATATCTTTCCCTCATACGGATGCTCTGGTAGTTACTTTAGCTGTGGCCAACCATAATATGCACAGAATTTTGGTAAATAACAGAAGTTCAGCTGACATTCTGTACTTGCCAGCTTTCAAACAGCTCAACATAGGCCAAGAAAAGGTCGGAACAGCGAAATTCTCACTAATGGGATTTGCGGGCGAGCAGGTCCAACCAGCTGGTACGATTGATCTTCCAGTGACAGCCGGCACTGTCGCTAATCAGGCTACGATAATAGTAAGATTCTTATTGATTGACCGGCCTTCGGCATACAACGCCATCATCGGCAGAGCAGCACTCAATGAGCTCAAGGCAATAACATCAACCCCTCATTTAAAGATGAAATTTCCTACTGATCACGGGGTCGGAGAAGTCAAAGGAGACCAGCGAGCAGCCCGCCAGTGTTATAACGTGACTATGAAAGACGTCCCCGGGAAGGCTACTCTCGGAACCGGGTGTAGCAGTGGTGAGAAATAG